In one window of Drosophila innubila isolate TH190305 chromosome 2L unlocalized genomic scaffold, UK_Dinn_1.0 4_B_2L, whole genome shotgun sequence DNA:
- the LOC117781017 gene encoding TBC1 domain family member 16 — protein MPIGNIIKKASNFILGEERNDEKIDIAYEDNEILFCKNNVCIHPPTVARQESDILHYPGYLTCTTKTFIDQYNSAKRPTLLLTWIPNSSLCKCNENENEAVYNRSQDMLPSNGHFSPTSQVAVPAPKMIDDTEQEQELGTRAEDENTVDMQELKNELQPLLGGQTASIGDLTALLKKNPITSVNITISNPQIENSNISQSYNCIISSPDSDGSQRAGVGRSDQPAHQLNSDGSVSDDNNPNWMTPELLAFKHNLVFPESANATPTVRRKAVIRGRRFSVDLSQMRSLRLFFNDDKCTSGQLVIASRESQYKILHFHYGGLDHLAQVLHQWHCFLHNITLAPGQEKMNLPYRHFMVCRPEVKQSEMHPDEGNVKRITTNFFYGTLLNEKGQIDDDLLLRKCVFFGGLEKSLRKTVWPFILKCYSFSSTFEDRAVLMDIKRQEYDEITRKRLYSMSPEQQAQFWRTVQCVVEKDVVRTDRTNPFFCGDDNPNTEMMKNILLNFAIYNTSLSYSQGMSDLLAPVLCEVQNESETFWCFVGLMQRAFFVCTPTDNDVDHNLSYLRELIRLMLPRFYEHLQRHNEAMELLFCHRWLLLCFKREFTEAVVIRMWEACWSNYLTDYFHLFLCLAIIAVYADDVIAQNLRADEMLLHFSSLAMYMDGQLILRKARGLLYQYRQLPKIPCTLSGLCKRCGPGMWDSEHRPALECVGHTDNEKCSLGID, from the exons atgccAATTGgaaatattatcaaaaagGCATCCAACTTTATTCTCGGTGAAGAGAGGAACGATGAAAAAATCGATATCGCTTACGAAGACAACGAAATACTTTTTTGCAAGAACAATGTGTGCATACATCCTCCGACCGTGGCTCGACAGGAGTCGGACATTTTGCACTATCCCGGCTACTTGACATGCACCACGAAAACCTTTATCGATCAGTACAATAGCGCGAAGAGACCAACTCTGCTGTTAACCTGGATACCAAACTCATCACTCTGCAAGTGCAATGAAAATGAGAATGAGGCTGTTTACAATCGCAGCCAGGACATGTTACCTTCAAATGGACATTTCTCACCCACGTCTCAAGTTGCGGTGCCGGCGCCAAAGATGATCGATGACACAGAACAGGAGCAGGAGTTGGGAACACGGGCTGAGGATGAAAACACTGTGGATATGCAGGAATTGAAGAATGAGTTGCAGCCTTTGTTGGGTGGACAGACTGCATCGATTGGCGACTTGACTGCCCTGCTCAAGAAGAATCCCATCACGTCTGTGAACATTACCATTTCGAATCCCCAGATCGAGAATAGCAACATCTCGCAGTCATACAATTGCATAATTTCCTCACCGGACAGCGATGGCAGCCAAAGGGCAGGAGTTGGAAGATCTGATCAGCCGGCACATCAACTGAACTCGGATGGCTCAGTGTCCGATGATAACAACCCCAATTGGATGACCCCGGAACTGCTGGCCTTCAAGCATAACCTGGTATTCCCAGAAAGTGCCAACGCAACTCCAACTGTACGCCGCAAAGCCGTCATCCGGGGTCGTCGTTTCTCCGTTGATCTCAGTCAAATGCGCTCATTGCGCCTCTTCTTCAATGATGATAAATGCACTTCGGGTCAACTGGTGATTGCCTCACGGGAGTCACAATACAAGATACTCCACTTTCATTATGGTGGCTTGGATCACTTGGCCCAGGTGCTCCATCAGTGGCATTGTTTTCTACACAACATTACCTTGGCACCTGGACAGGAGAAGATGAATTTGCCGTATCGACACTTCATGGTCTGTCGCCCCGAAGTCAAGCAGTCCGAGATGCATCCCGATGAGGGCAATGTGAAGCGAATCACCACGAACTTCTTCTACGGCACGTTGCTCAATGAGAAGGGACAAATCGATGATGATTTGCTGCTGCGCAAGTGCGTCTTCTTTGGCGGCCTGGAGAAGAGTCTGCGTAAAACCGTTTGGCCCTTTATCTTGAAATGTTATTCGTTCTCATCCACCTTTGAGGATCGAGCTGTGCTCATGGATATCAAGCGACAAGAATACGATGAAATCACACGCAAGCGTTTGTATTCCATGTCGCCGGAGCAGCAGGCACAATTTTGGAGAACCGTGCAGTGTGTTGTTGAAAAGGACGTGGTTCGCACCGATCGTACAAATCCCTTCTTTTGTGGTGATGACAATCCCAACACCGAGATGATGAAAAACATTCTCCTCAACTTTGCCATCTACAACACGAGCTTATCCTACTCACAG GGTATGAGCGATCTCTTGGCACCCGTGTTGTGCGAGGTGCAAAACGAATCGGAAACCTTCTGGTGTTTTGTGGGCCTAATGCAACGAGCGTTCTTCGTTTGTACCCCGACGGACAACGATGTCGACCATAATCTGAGCTACCTTCGTGAGTTGATAAGACTCATGCTGCCGCGTTTCTATGAGCACTTGCAACGACACAACGAGGCCATGGAGCTACTGTTTTGCCATCGATGGCTTTTGCTATGCTTTAAACGAGAATTTACTGAGGCCGTGGTCATACGAATGTGGGAGGCTTGCTGGTCAAACTATCTCACCGACTACTTTCATCTGTTCCTTTGCCTGGCTATTATAGCTGTCTATGCTGATGATGTCATTGCTCAGAACCTGCGTGCCGACGAGATGCTCCTACATTTTAGCTCTCTGGCCATGTATATGGATGGTCAACTGATTTTGAGGAAGGCACGGGGATTGCTGTATCAATATCGACAGCTACCAAAGATTCCATGCACTCTAAGTGGCTTGTGCAAACGTTGTGGACCTGGCATGTGGGACTCTGAGCATCGGCCAGCACTCGAGTGTGTCGGTCATACCGATAATGAGAAGTGCTCCTTGGGCATTGATTAA